Genomic segment of Calditrichota bacterium:
GAGGCCGAAGCCAGCGAGACGCCCGAAAGCGTCGTGGGCGAGCCTGTGGCGGCGGAAAGCGCACCTACGCCGGAGGCGGAACCAGCAGCCCAGGCGAGCGCGCCGACCGAGGTTGTTGAAGTGCCTTCGCCAGAGGTTGGGGCAGTCGAGGAAGCGCCGAGTGGACCTGCCGAACCTACTGCAGAGGCAGCGGTCGAGAAGCCGAAGCCCAAGCGAAAGGTCACCCGCAAGAAGCCGGCAAAGGCAGCAGACGCCGAGGCGGGCGATCAGCCCCAGGCAGAGCCTCCTGCCGCGGAAAGTGGCGCTGCCGCTGGCGACGAGGTGGGGGGCTGATGTCGGTCAGCGAGGCGCAATTCTTGGTTTCCGCCGTTGTGGCTGAGGAAACTGGATCTGTGTGATGACGTGGAGGGTGTCGGGTCCATCTTGTGGCCCGACACCGCCATTTGAGTGTCATGCGAAAAGTAGCCATCTACACCCTGGGCTGCAAGCTCAATCAAGCCGAGGGCGCCATGCTGGCAGAGGAGTTCTGCCGTCGGGGCTTTCGTCTCGTGCCTTTTGGAGCTCCCGCCGATGTGGTGGTGATTAACACCTGCAGCGTGACGCAGCGCACGGACGCATGCTCGCGCCAGGCAGTGCGACGCGCCGCCAGAGAAAAGCCCGAGGCCTTTCTCGTGGTGACGGGCTGCTACGCGCAGCTTGCCCCGGAGGAGCTTGCGGCCCTGCCGGGTGTGGATGTAGTTTTGGGCGCCGAAGCCAAGTTCCAGCTTTTTGAATACCTGAATGGGGGCCAGAAGCGCAAGGAGCCGGTGGTGCGTGTTGCCGGGCCAGAACGTCGCTTTGTGGCTCCTTGTCCGGGAGACGCCACGCCACGGACCCGCGCCTTCCTGAAGATTCAGGACGGGTGCGACGCTGGCTGCAGCTATTGCACCGTGCCGCTCGCGCGCGGGCCGGCACGGAGTGCCGAGGTGGAGGATGTGGTGGCCAGGGCCACCCGCCTGGCCGAACGAGGGCACAAAGAGCTGGTCCTCACGGGCGTGCACATTGGCGCGTATGGACGTGACTTGCATCCCGGTACCGACTTGGCGGCATTGCTGTACCGTCTGTGTACCGCATTGCCCGAGGTCCGCTTCCGCCTCAGTTCGCTTGAGTGCACGGAGATTACGCCACCTCTTTTGCAGGCCATTGCTGAGCACCAGCAGGTCTGTCGCCACTTTCACGTGCCGCTGCAGAGCGGCAGCGATGCAGTCCTGGCCTCGATGCGGCGACCATACGCAGCCCGCGACTTCTTAGATTGCCTGCGGAAGCTACGCGCCGCCTTTCCGGAAGCGAGCATTGGCAGCGACGTAATTGTCGGGTACCCAGGCGAGGAGGATAGCGATTTCCACGCCACGATGGAGTGCGTTCAGAAGGCTCCTTTGACCTACCTGCATGTGTTCCGCTATTCGAGGCGGCCGCGCACCGCAGCGGCAGATTTGGGCAATCAAGTGCCCGCACCTTTGGCCGAGGAGAGAGCTGCTCGTCTGCGCGCGCTGGGGGCGAAGAAGCGCATGCAATTCGCTGCAAGCTTTGTGGGGCGCGCCCTGCAGGTGCTGTTCGAGCGCCAAACAGACGGCTGGGTTCACGGGATCAGCGACAACTACTTGAGGGTTCGCGTTCCGAACGGCGGGCGCGATCTCCGCAATGTGCTCGCAGCCGTCCATGTGGATGCGCTTGCAGAGGACGGCACGCTGGTTGGTCACCTTGATCCAGCAGAAATGCGCAGAAGGGGGACGGCGGCACGGCATCGCCCAATCGGCAGCGCACAGCCTGCTGTG
This window contains:
- the mtaB gene encoding tRNA (N(6)-L-threonylcarbamoyladenosine(37)-C(2))-methylthiotransferase MtaB, translated to MRKVAIYTLGCKLNQAEGAMLAEEFCRRGFRLVPFGAPADVVVINTCSVTQRTDACSRQAVRRAAREKPEAFLVVTGCYAQLAPEELAALPGVDVVLGAEAKFQLFEYLNGGQKRKEPVVRVAGPERRFVAPCPGDATPRTRAFLKIQDGCDAGCSYCTVPLARGPARSAEVEDVVARATRLAERGHKELVLTGVHIGAYGRDLHPGTDLAALLYRLCTALPEVRFRLSSLECTEITPPLLQAIAEHQQVCRHFHVPLQSGSDAVLASMRRPYAARDFLDCLRKLRAAFPEASIGSDVIVGYPGEEDSDFHATMECVQKAPLTYLHVFRYSRRPRTAAADLGNQVPAPLAEERAARLRALGAKKRMQFAASFVGRALQVLFERQTDGWVHGISDNYLRVRVPNGGRDLRNVLAAVHVDALAEDGTLVGHLDPAEMRRRGTAARHRPIGSAQPAVVCTHSEGD